The proteins below are encoded in one region of Candidatus Delongbacteria bacterium:
- a CDS encoding aspartyl protease family protein: protein MIELIKIKNKYFCHVSIMDKKALMFLDTGSSMSSIANKFCGDSTVVAHVKQAGQSGELGETLEVKRVNDIDIDGFKIKYHNFIVKDETIGDYLCDGIIGADLLFKENLILDFKNNTLSFSPIKINEGLEFSHQNNGILFNIKLNDIELRNMIFDTGASLFSIDKSLAKKYNLNKVKNEEDFKICDSNGIIIDHETYLVENIEIGNLSKDNLIAHGFCFEKINKLKKEPENGIIGQVVFDKQVFKFDFSTKKCIIC, encoded by the coding sequence ATGATTGAATTAATAAAAATAAAGAACAAATATTTTTGCCATGTTAGTATAATGGATAAAAAAGCTCTTATGTTTTTAGACACAGGTTCGTCAATGTCTTCAATAGCAAATAAATTCTGTGGGGATAGTACAGTTGTAGCTCATGTTAAACAGGCTGGACAGTCAGGAGAATTAGGAGAGACTTTAGAAGTTAAGAGGGTAAATGATATAGACATAGATGGTTTTAAAATAAAGTATCATAATTTTATCGTAAAAGATGAAACTATAGGTGATTATTTATGTGATGGAATTATTGGTGCCGATCTTTTGTTCAAAGAAAACTTAATACTGGATTTTAAAAATAATACATTGAGTTTTTCACCCATAAAAATTAATGAAGGTTTGGAATTTTCTCACCAGAATAATGGAATACTTTTCAATATTAAGTTAAATGATATTGAACTTAGAAACATGATATTTGATACTGGAGCTTCTCTTTTCTCAATTGATAAAAGTTTAGCTAAAAAATATAATCTGAATAAAGTAAAAAATGAGGAAGATTTTAAAATCTGTGATAGTAATGGAATAATTATTGATCATGAGACATACTTGGTCGAAAATATAGAAATTGGAAATTTATCAAAGGATAATTTAATTGCTCATGGATTTTGTTTTGAAAAAATAAATAAGCTAAAAAAAGAACCAGAGAATGGAATAATTGGACAAGTCGTTTTCGATAAACAAGTATTTAAATTTGACTTTAGCACAAAAAAATGTATAATATGCTGA